GGACCGAAAACCTTTAGGCCTTCCGCTTCGAACCTGTCTGCTATTCCGTTGCAAAGCGGCACCTCAGGTCCTGCCACGGTAAGCTCTATGCCCTCATACTTGGCAAAAGAAAGCAAGCCTTCGATGTCTTCAGCTTTAATGGGAATATTTTTACCTATTGAAGCCGTTCCGGCATTTCCGGGAGCAAAGAATATTTCGTCCACTCTTTCGCTTTGAATGAGTTTCCATCCGAGTGTATGCTCTCGGCCGCCGTTTCCTACAATCAATACCTTCATAGTTTCCCTCCGGTCAAAGTAGTAATTTGTTTTTATCATTCGAAACTTGTAAAGTCCAATGCACCACACGAATTGAGAATCTACTCTATGCTTTCTACTGTCCCAGGTTGAGGTTTCATATTGCGATACATCGACCGCGGCGTGATATTCACAGCTTTGGATAAGGCTAAATCGTCAAGAAATCCGCTTTGGCCTTGGCCCGCGATGCGAAGCGAGTTTGCGGATTTTAGATTTTGCCAAAAGACAAAGCTCTATGAATATCCGCCACAGGCCGCAGTGAGCAATTTGACCCTTAACCAGAAATCATCAATAAATGAACTAAACTTTCTTTCATTTCCCACTTGCTACTGTTTTTTTCTCCAAGCTGCAAGCTTCTTTACTTCTCTTTTTCTTTTTCTTTCTCTTTCTCTTTCTTTTGCTTTTGTTTTTCTGTACTTTCTTTCTACTTTCTACTTTCTACTTTCCACTGTTCTTTAATGCTTAAAATGTCTCATGCCTGTAAATATCATTGCTATTCCGTATTGGTTTGCCTTCTCTATGGATGCGGAATCGTTTTTAGAACCGCCTGGCTGTATGATTGCCGTAACACCGGCCTTGGCAGCCTCTTCAACGCTGTCAGGGAATGGAAAAAATGCGTCAGATGCCATTACGCTTCCCTTTGTCTCCACAAGCGCCTGCTTTACGCAATTTTCTACTGCCCAAATGCGATTTACCTGACCGGGTCCAACCCCAATTGTCTGCTTATCCTTCGCAATTACTATCCCATTGGACTTGATGTGCTTGACTACCTTCCATGCGAAAATAAGATCCTCTTTTTCCTTGTCCGTAGGTATGCGTTCGGTTACCGTTTCAAACTCCTCCATGAGGGGTCTGTCAAGTTCCTGAATTAGCAGGCCTCCGGCTACCTTCTTGAGGTTGTATTCACCTTCAGGCTGCTTTTCCATTATGCTTGGAAGCTTAATCAGTCTTATGTTTTTCTTCTGCTTGAGTATCTCAAGAGCATCATCGTCAAAATCGGGAGCTACCACTATCTCTATGAATATCTTGTTTATTTCCTCTGCAATTCGATAATCAATAGACCTGTTTGCTGCAATGATTCCTCCGAAAATAGACTTAGGATCACTGTTATAAGCCTTTATGTATGCATCGTAGATGTCATATCCGCTTCCCGCTCCGCAAGCGTTTGTGTGCTTGACTCCTATGACAGTGGGCTCATCGTATTCCTTGAGAAGCTCGATGGCTCCATTTGTATCATTTATGTTGTTAAAGGACAATTCCTTTCCGTGGAGTTGCTCTCCATCGACAAGACTTCCCTTCTCCATACCGAATGCCTTATAAAAAGCCGCCTTCTGATGCGGGTTTTCGCCATATCTCAAATCCTGAACCTTTTCAAAGGTCATCGTCAATGTTTCAGGATAGACGTCCTTTCCTGCTTCCTTCTTAAGGTATCCCGCAATGATGGTGTCATACGCTGAAGTGTGCTCGAATACTTTGAGCGCCAAGTCGTACTTTGTTCCGTATGTAGTATCTCCGAATGATTTTATTTCCTGAGCCACCTTTTCGTAGTCTTCTGGATCGGTTACTACCGTAACTGACTTAAAATTTTTGGCAGCCGATCTTAGCATTGTAGGACCGCCTATATCTATGTTTTCGATAGCATCCTCGAATGTAACATCGCTTTTAGAAATAGTTTCCTTGAAAGGATATAGATTTATGATTACATAATCTATGGGATCTATTTTGAGCTCTTTCAGTTGGGCCATATGGTCCTCGTTTCCACGAACAGCCAAAAGACCTGCATGAATAACCGGATGGAGAGTCTTTACTCGTCCGTCCAGACATTCAGGAAAGCCCGTCAATTCGGAAACCCTTATAACCGGAATACCTGCATCTTCGATTCTTTTTGCCGTTCCTCCGGTTGATACAATTTCTATTCCCATTTCCGACAATTGTTTTGCAAAAGCCTCTATGCCGGTCTTGTCTGAAACGCTTATGAGTGCTCTTTTCATATTATCCCCCTCCATTTTTTCAAAGCAATTTTAAACAGTCAAAATAAACTCTAAGTAATAATCACCCTTCGTCCATCTATGTGCAAGCGATCTTCGCAGAACAACTCAATTGCCCTGGGAAGCAAGCGATGTTCAATCTCAAGAACCTTCTCTTGTATAACCTCGGGCGTATCTTTATAATCCACCTCAACTGACTCCTGAAGTATTATGGGCCCGGCATCCGGAATTTCATTCACGAAATGAACAGTGGCCCCTGTAACCTTGGCCCCATAGTCATGAACCGCCTTGTGTACCTTCATCCCGTAAAATCCCATTCCGCAAAAACTCGGAATCAGGGACGGATGAGTGTTAATGATTCTATTTTCAAACGTCTTTATGAATTCATCGTCAAGGATACTTAGGTATCCGGCAAGAACAATTAGGTCTATGTCATGGGTTTTAAGCTCGTTGACCATTTCCGCTCTTCTTAGAACAGGATTCGGAAAATTGCCCTTTCCTATATAGATACTCTTGACACCATAATTCAAAGCCCTTTTCATTGCAAAGGACTCTTTTTTATCCGATATTACAAGTTCAACAGACCCATTGATATGGCCGCAACAAGTATGATCTATAACTCTTTGCAAATTTGTTCCGATTCCGGATGCCAAAATCGCTATTCTCTTCTTCTTCATTTCAATACCACTCCTTCATGCTTGTCAGTAATTTTTCCTACTATATAAGCCTTCTCTCCCCATGCCTTCAAGGCTTCGACAGCCTTCTCCGCTTCAGACTTGGGAACCGCAATCATGAGACCTATCCCCATGTTGAAAGTCTTGTACATTTCCGTTTCATCAAGATCGCCTTTTTCCTTCAGCAATTCGAAAACCGGAGGAATCGGCCATCTGCCCGTTTCAATATCCACTCCCAATCCTTCAGGGATAATTCTCGGAATATTTTCATAAAAGCCGCCGCCCGTTATATGTACCATGCCTTTTATGTCGCAAACCTCCATAAGCTCCAAAACAGGCTTAACATAAATTTTGGTCGGCTCTATAAGAAGTTCTCCTATTGTTTTTTCGTGACCCTCAGGCACGTCGTTCACATCAAAATTGCATCGGTCAAAAATAACTTTTCTAACCAAGGAATATCCATTTGAGTGTATACCGCTTGAAGCCAATCCGATCAATGCATCTCCATCTTCCAAACGGCTTCCGTCAACTATTCTTTTCTTGTCTACAATGCCGACAGCAAACCCCGCCAGGTCATATTCCCCTTCTCCGTAGAAGCCCGGCATTTCAGCCGTTTCCCCTCCTATTAAGGCGCATCCGGCCTGCCTGCAGCCTGTCGCAATTCCGGAAACAATTGATGCTGCCTTTTCGGCTTTTAGATGGCCCGTTGCCATATAGTCTAGAAAAAACAGGGGCTTGGCTCCCTGGCATAGTATGTCGTTAACGCACATTGCAACTAGGTCTATGCC
The DNA window shown above is from Peptostreptococcaceae bacterium and carries:
- the purH gene encoding bifunctional phosphoribosylaminoimidazolecarboxamide formyltransferase/IMP cyclohydrolase; this encodes MKRALISVSDKTGIEAFAKQLSEMGIEIVSTGGTAKRIEDAGIPVIRVSELTGFPECLDGRVKTLHPVIHAGLLAVRGNEDHMAQLKELKIDPIDYVIINLYPFKETISKSDVTFEDAIENIDIGGPTMLRSAAKNFKSVTVVTDPEDYEKVAQEIKSFGDTTYGTKYDLALKVFEHTSAYDTIIAGYLKKEAGKDVYPETLTMTFEKVQDLRYGENPHQKAAFYKAFGMEKGSLVDGEQLHGKELSFNNINDTNGAIELLKEYDEPTVIGVKHTNACGAGSGYDIYDAYIKAYNSDPKSIFGGIIAANRSIDYRIAEEINKIFIEIVVAPDFDDDALEILKQKKNIRLIKLPSIMEKQPEGEYNLKKVAGGLLIQELDRPLMEEFETVTERIPTDKEKEDLIFAWKVVKHIKSNGIVIAKDKQTIGVGPGQVNRIWAVENCVKQALVETKGSVMASDAFFPFPDSVEEAAKAGVTAIIQPGGSKNDSASIEKANQYGIAMIFTGMRHFKH
- a CDS encoding phosphoribosylglycinamide formyltransferase, with translation MKKKRIAILASGIGTNLQRVIDHTCCGHINGSVELVISDKKESFAMKRALNYGVKSIYIGKGNFPNPVLRRAEMVNELKTHDIDLIVLAGYLSILDDEFIKTFENRIINTHPSLIPSFCGMGFYGMKVHKAVHDYGAKVTGATVHFVNEIPDAGPIILQESVEVDYKDTPEVIQEKVLEIEHRLLPRAIELFCEDRLHIDGRRVIIT
- a CDS encoding phosphoribosylformylglycinamidine cyclo-ligase; amino-acid sequence: MTYKEAGVDTLEGQRAVRLMKDSVKSTFNKQVLTELGGFGGLFALDLKNMEEPVLVSGTDGVGTKLKIAFLTDRHDTVGIDLVAMCVNDILCQGAKPLFFLDYMATGHLKAEKAASIVSGIATGCRQAGCALIGGETAEMPGFYGEGEYDLAGFAVGIVDKKRIVDGSRLEDGDALIGLASSGIHSNGYSLVRKVIFDRCNFDVNDVPEGHEKTIGELLIEPTKIYVKPVLELMEVCDIKGMVHITGGGFYENIPRIIPEGLGVDIETGRWPIPPVFELLKEKGDLDETEMYKTFNMGIGLMIAVPKSEAEKAVEALKAWGEKAYIVGKITDKHEGVVLK
- a CDS encoding phosphoribosylamine--glycine ligase (catalyzes the formation of N(1)-(5-phospho-D-ribosyl)glycinamide from 5-phospho-D-ribosylamine and glycine in purine biosynthesis), translated to MKVLIVGNGGREHTLGWKLIQSERVDEIFFAPGNAGTASIGKNIPIKAEDIEGLLSFAKYEGIELTVAGPEVPLCNGIADRFEAEGLKVFGP